In a single window of the Mucilaginibacter defluvii genome:
- a CDS encoding FAD-dependent oxidoreductase, producing MQSQKSIRDGYQASPWEPEAESPSAKSNFSQAVIYDCLIVGAGITGLTAALKLQLAGKSTVIAEAYNLGYGTTGGTSAHINTFADTTYMEVKQAFGEQGAQLFADAVNGGYNIIRDNIAKYGIDCDYEEKPGYLYAEDEQQMKALDQVVEGARMVGVSVNYTENVPIPVPHQKAATLPGQAQFHPLKYLNALAAEYIKAGGIILNNTFINEVESSDDVHAAKAGDISIQASNVVYATHMPPGINVFNMRCAPYRSYVVAVKLQNDADCPDALIYDLQEPYHYFRTHVINGEKLLLIGGNDHKTGHDDPEAAFNDLEKYIKRYFDVQEVKYRWSSQYYVPADGLPYIGQIPMQADGIWCATGYNGNGMMLATISGDILADLIVDKQNEFAELMSTKRLKPIDGFTEFVKENADVAYHFVADRFGIEKLNALNELQAGTGKVIEIDGEKVAAYKDEQGAVHALSPVCTHMKCFVNWNAAEKSWDCPCHGARYDIDGKVITGPARQPLQPL from the coding sequence ATGCAAAGTCAAAAATCAATCCGTGACGGTTACCAGGCAAGCCCATGGGAACCTGAGGCTGAATCTCCTTCAGCTAAATCTAATTTTAGTCAGGCTGTAATTTATGATTGTCTGATAGTTGGTGCCGGTATAACCGGACTAACGGCTGCACTTAAGCTGCAACTGGCCGGTAAATCAACAGTAATAGCCGAAGCATATAATTTAGGTTATGGTACTACTGGCGGCACCAGCGCCCACATCAATACGTTTGCCGATACAACCTATATGGAAGTGAAACAGGCTTTTGGGGAACAAGGAGCCCAACTGTTTGCCGATGCGGTTAATGGCGGATATAACATTATAAGGGATAATATTGCTAAGTACGGCATTGACTGCGATTACGAAGAGAAACCGGGTTACCTATATGCAGAGGATGAGCAACAAATGAAGGCTTTAGATCAGGTTGTTGAGGGGGCGAGAATGGTTGGAGTTAGCGTTAACTACACTGAAAATGTACCTATACCTGTCCCGCATCAAAAAGCGGCTACATTACCCGGACAAGCCCAGTTTCATCCGCTTAAATATTTAAACGCGCTTGCAGCTGAATACATAAAGGCGGGTGGCATCATACTTAATAATACTTTTATTAATGAAGTTGAAAGCAGTGATGACGTACATGCTGCAAAAGCTGGCGATATATCCATTCAGGCGTCAAATGTAGTTTACGCCACTCATATGCCGCCGGGTATAAATGTATTCAACATGCGTTGTGCGCCATATCGTAGTTATGTAGTCGCTGTAAAGCTTCAGAACGATGCCGATTGTCCCGACGCATTGATTTATGACTTGCAGGAGCCTTATCATTATTTCCGGACACATGTAATAAACGGCGAAAAGTTATTATTGATAGGTGGCAACGATCATAAAACAGGCCATGACGATCCGGAAGCCGCATTCAACGACCTGGAAAAATATATAAAACGGTATTTTGATGTGCAGGAGGTAAAGTACCGATGGTCATCACAATATTACGTGCCTGCTGACGGTTTACCTTACATAGGGCAGATACCTATGCAGGCGGATGGTATCTGGTGTGCTACCGGTTATAATGGCAACGGCATGATGCTGGCTACCATCAGCGGCGATATTCTGGCCGATTTAATTGTTGATAAGCAAAATGAGTTTGCGGAACTGATGAGCACCAAGCGCCTGAAACCTATAGATGGTTTTACGGAGTTTGTAAAAGAAAATGCTGATGTGGCTTATCACTTTGTAGCAGATAGGTTTGGCATTGAAAAGCTTAACGCATTAAACGAATTACAGGCAGGCACAGGTAAGGTAATTGAAATAGATGGCGAAAAAGTTGCCGCTTATAAAGACGAGCAGGGAGCCGTACACGCACTTAGCCCGGTATGCACGCACATGAAATGTTTTGTAAATTGGAATGCCGCTGAAAAAAGCTGGGATTGTCCGTGTCATGGTGCACGGTATGATATTGACGGCAAAGTTATAACCGGTCCCGCCCGACAGCCGCTCCAGCCGTTATAG
- the hscB gene encoding Fe-S protein assembly co-chaperone HscB, which translates to MMNYFEFYNIPESFHLDEAALKKQFYQLSKQYHPDFYATEGDEKQQEILELSTLNNKAYQTLADPAKRLEYVLRSHDLLQEGAKPQLPGDFLMEMMDINERMMEVDNADQLRDITSEVLAFEGDINEQLSKLTTDYPTLDDTAKESRLNEILNIYYKQKYLLRIKESLDTFAARF; encoded by the coding sequence ATGATGAACTACTTTGAATTTTATAACATACCCGAATCTTTCCATTTGGATGAAGCAGCTTTGAAAAAACAGTTTTACCAGCTGAGCAAGCAATATCATCCTGATTTTTATGCTACTGAAGGCGACGAAAAACAACAGGAAATACTGGAACTTTCTACCCTTAACAATAAGGCTTACCAAACGCTGGCCGACCCAGCAAAGCGACTGGAATACGTTCTACGCAGTCATGATCTGCTCCAGGAAGGTGCCAAACCGCAATTGCCCGGAGATTTTTTAATGGAGATGATGGACATTAATGAACGCATGATGGAAGTTGACAATGCTGATCAACTACGGGATATTACTTCAGAAGTGCTTGCTTTTGAGGGCGATATAAATGAGCAACTGAGTAAACTCACTACCGACTACCCTACCCTTGACGATACTGCTAAAGAGAGCCGGTTAAACGAAATTCTAAATATTTACTATAAACAAAAATATCTGTTGCGTATTAAGGAGAGTTTAGATACATTTGCAGCCCGGTTCTGA
- a CDS encoding CAP domain-containing protein: MKRNIMKGAALLMLGLVLTSMSNFNANGDFKDEFLERINTVRRTGCNCGTQRMAPAPPLVWNEQLEEAAEDHAKDMARKKYFSHESRDGRSIQDRIMNAGYTYKGFRSYAIAENIAYGQRSIAEVQNGWFKSPGHCKNLMNPDLKEVGVAEKNNYWVQDFGGRENFTPQQQQMIKNGARIIRKRG, encoded by the coding sequence ATGAAGAGAAACATTATGAAAGGAGCCGCGCTGCTGATGCTCGGCCTGGTGTTAACGAGCATGAGTAATTTTAACGCCAACGGTGATTTTAAAGACGAATTTTTGGAACGCATAAACACGGTACGCCGCACCGGTTGTAATTGCGGAACACAGCGCATGGCGCCTGCCCCACCACTTGTATGGAATGAACAGTTGGAAGAAGCGGCTGAAGATCATGCCAAAGACATGGCCAGGAAGAAATACTTCAGTCACGAAAGCAGGGATGGCCGCAGCATTCAGGATCGTATTATGAACGCTGGTTATACTTACAAAGGCTTCAGGAGCTATGCCATTGCCGAAAACATTGCTTACGGCCAACGCAGTATTGCCGAGGTACAAAATGGTTGGTTTAAAAGCCCCGGCCATTGTAAAAACCTGATGAACCCTGATTTGAAAGAAGTTGGTGTGGCCGAAAAGAACAACTACTGGGTACAGGATTTTGGCGGACGCGAAAACTTTACGCCCCAGCAACAGCAAATGATTAAGAATGGTGCGCGCATTATCCGGAAAAGAGGGTAA